One genomic region from Saprospiraceae bacterium encodes:
- a CDS encoding ATP-dependent helicase, whose translation MKNQSPSNTPDLFSGLDRKKLKDAFYDALSTLTKDQKKAVELIEGPVMVLAGPGTGKTQVLAARYGYILDQTDTSINQILCLTYSDAGVQAMRERLFSFIGPAAHEAHIFTYHAFCNKVLQENPEYFFDFKKFKLASDLQRFELIEQILLELPDDHVLKRVIGDRHFDIRRLSNQYQNIKKEERDIPKLIQDIRDYIDKMHTEGKYLYQRHNPLTNSKKGDLKKDYYLDKAKFERAIDALQTFYAYQDKMQANQWIDFQDMLIRVKEAFGEHPELLARYQENYQYILVDEFQDTNAIQNNILLKLCEYWENPNLFVVGDDDQAIYRFQGADEQNLINIITRYPSIDIICITENFRSTQALLDSANHVIEKLEHGRVQNQQLSIPPHILAKISKKLVASTTSALNKPPLLQPYQNAQQETLAIFDFCKGHQNLGLNLSELAIICRHTRTMQDLLYLLELEGIPVNLRLGKNILEEPFIQHFLILLRYLDAEYHMYQSGEPYLIQLMYLPYWGLSPNDVAKIAFLERRTRDNKNLAEKILDPASWPEATFEDRSILTQFIQNTQTWIKALPPVQTLPTICEDILRSSGMLQWALQSNDRTWHLRSINTFFQVIKNEIVENPGLTLEKFLGRVTKMENFDLKFPIETGYSSEQGVNLLTAHSAKGREYEKVWIMYAIAADWEGFNITGDQPYKLPDHVSQIEQTRANKPHDERRLFYVAMTRARRELIVSWPLADNENNAQRPSTFVTELRDFLQVDPRPTEVPDTLLKEKMLLIQNKKLTPPALINHELIDEFLQTFVMSSTELNLYLDCPRKFYFEEILKVPRAINAHLGLGISVHEALHEYFYQALKNETFDEEYLVDFFVSSMKRNEWYFTQEEYEGLIRKFSHQLPLFLKQHHTLWKNVTDYKLEYYLDRINFEGIPINGKLDQVLKYGDRSIIVDFKSGRGDSTGSIKKTRTSKKGSQGGDYWRQGAFYKFLLDHDTKNRWDAYQANILFLQPNKLEPEKFECKPYEYSPEDLTLVASQIKETYTKITDHQFDIGCEDSGCDWCNYIKNHELINSRNNFSETQD comes from the coding sequence GGATCAAACCGATACCAGTATCAACCAAATCCTTTGCCTTACCTACTCAGATGCTGGCGTCCAGGCCATGAGAGAAAGATTATTTTCGTTTATTGGTCCTGCTGCTCATGAAGCCCACATATTTACCTATCACGCTTTTTGCAATAAAGTATTACAGGAGAACCCAGAGTATTTTTTTGATTTTAAAAAATTTAAGCTTGCCAGCGATCTTCAGCGATTTGAGCTGATAGAACAAATCCTCCTGGAGCTGCCGGATGATCATGTGCTTAAAAGAGTGATCGGGGATCGTCATTTTGACATCCGGAGATTGTCCAATCAATATCAGAATATCAAAAAGGAAGAACGAGATATCCCCAAATTGATTCAAGACATCAGAGACTATATAGACAAAATGCACACAGAGGGCAAGTACTTGTATCAGAGACACAATCCTTTGACTAATTCAAAAAAAGGGGATTTAAAAAAAGATTATTACCTGGACAAAGCCAAGTTTGAGCGGGCTATAGATGCATTGCAAACATTTTACGCATACCAGGACAAAATGCAAGCCAATCAATGGATAGACTTTCAGGATATGCTCATCAGGGTCAAGGAAGCATTCGGTGAGCACCCAGAACTTTTAGCCCGATACCAGGAGAATTATCAATACATCCTGGTAGATGAATTTCAGGACACCAACGCTATCCAAAACAATATCTTACTTAAACTGTGCGAGTACTGGGAAAACCCCAATCTCTTTGTGGTCGGTGACGATGATCAGGCTATCTACCGATTTCAGGGAGCCGATGAGCAAAACCTGATAAATATCATCACCAGGTACCCATCCATCGATATCATATGTATCACAGAAAACTTTCGATCTACCCAGGCTTTATTGGATTCTGCCAATCACGTTATTGAAAAACTGGAGCATGGCCGAGTCCAAAATCAACAGTTGAGCATTCCCCCGCACATATTAGCCAAGATCAGTAAAAAGCTGGTAGCCTCTACTACATCCGCATTGAACAAACCCCCTCTTTTACAACCGTATCAAAATGCGCAACAGGAGACTTTGGCTATCTTCGATTTTTGCAAAGGGCATCAAAATCTCGGACTCAATCTCTCTGAACTGGCGATCATCTGTCGTCATACTCGGACGATGCAGGATTTATTGTATTTGCTTGAACTGGAGGGGATTCCTGTCAATCTAAGGTTAGGGAAAAATATTCTAGAGGAGCCATTTATCCAACATTTTTTGATCTTGCTACGATATCTCGATGCAGAATATCATATGTATCAAAGCGGTGAGCCTTATCTGATTCAGCTGATGTACCTTCCTTATTGGGGCTTATCTCCCAATGATGTCGCCAAAATCGCCTTTCTCGAAAGAAGGACCAGGGACAATAAAAACCTGGCTGAAAAAATATTGGATCCTGCCTCCTGGCCAGAAGCTACGTTTGAAGATCGATCCATACTCACACAGTTTATTCAGAACACCCAAACATGGATAAAGGCATTGCCACCGGTGCAAACTTTGCCAACGATATGCGAAGATATCCTTCGCTCATCAGGTATGTTACAGTGGGCCCTTCAATCCAATGATCGAACCTGGCATTTAAGATCGATCAACACTTTTTTTCAAGTGATTAAAAACGAAATTGTAGAAAATCCCGGCCTTACGCTTGAAAAATTTCTTGGAAGGGTTACCAAAATGGAAAACTTCGACCTCAAATTCCCCATTGAAACAGGTTACTCTTCAGAACAGGGAGTCAATCTGCTCACTGCTCACAGTGCCAAAGGCAGGGAATATGAAAAAGTTTGGATCATGTATGCCATCGCTGCTGACTGGGAAGGATTTAATATCACTGGCGATCAACCCTATAAATTACCGGATCATGTATCTCAAATTGAGCAAACCAGGGCCAACAAACCTCATGATGAAAGGCGTCTTTTCTATGTAGCTATGACACGGGCTCGTCGAGAACTCATTGTATCCTGGCCTTTGGCTGATAATGAAAACAATGCGCAGAGGCCGTCTACTTTTGTCACTGAGCTGAGAGATTTCCTCCAGGTCGATCCCCGGCCTACTGAAGTACCTGACACCTTGCTCAAAGAAAAGATGTTGCTCATTCAAAATAAAAAACTTACTCCCCCTGCATTGATCAACCACGAGCTCATAGATGAGTTTCTGCAGACTTTTGTGATGAGTAGCACCGAGCTCAATCTATACCTGGACTGTCCAAGAAAATTTTATTTCGAAGAGATACTCAAAGTGCCCAGGGCCATCAATGCTCACCTGGGTCTGGGCATCAGTGTACACGAAGCCTTGCACGAATATTTTTACCAGGCTTTGAAAAACGAAACTTTTGATGAGGAATATCTCGTAGATTTTTTTGTATCCTCTATGAAAAGAAACGAGTGGTATTTTACCCAGGAAGAATATGAAGGTTTGATTAGGAAATTTTCACATCAGCTTCCTTTATTTCTTAAACAACATCATACTCTTTGGAAAAATGTCACGGATTATAAATTGGAGTATTACCTCGACAGGATCAATTTTGAAGGTATCCCAATCAATGGCAAGCTTGATCAGGTATTGAAATATGGTGATCGGTCCATCATTGTAGATTTTAAATCAGGACGAGGGGATAGTACCGGTTCGATCAAGAAAACAAGAACCTCCAAAAAAGGAAGCCAGGGAGGAGATTATTGGAGACAAGGAGCCTTCTATAAATTCTTATTGGATCATGACACTAAAAATAGGTGGGATGCTTATCAGGCCAATATTTTGTTTTTGCAACCAAATAAATTAGAACCTGAAAAATTTGAATGTAAACCATACGAATATAGTCCTGAAGATTTAACATTGGTAGCTTCGCAAATAAAGGAAACTTACACTAAAATTACTGACCATCAGTTTGACATAGGGTGCGAAGATTCAGGTTGCGACTGGTGTAATTATATCAAAAATCATGAATTAATTAATTCCAGAAATAATTTTAGCGAAACACAGGATTAA
- a CDS encoding SDR family oxidoreductase yields the protein MVEKKILITGAAGFLGSHLCDRFIAEGYHVIGMDNLITGSLRNIEHLFKLKEFEFYHHDVSRFVHVPGKLDFILHFASPASPIDYLKMPIQTLKVGSLGTHNLLGLAKEKKSRILIASTSEVYGDPLEHPQREEYWGNVNPIGPRGVYDEAKRFQEAITMAYHNYHGLETRIVRIFNTYGPRMRVEDGRALPAFFSQAIRGEDLTVFGDGMQTRSFCYVDDLIDGIYRLLLSDYHLPVNIGNPDEITLKEAAEEVLSLVGGKSKLLYLPLPVDDPKTRRPDITKAQNLLGWQPKINRTEGFKHTLDYFKQILD from the coding sequence ATGGTTGAAAAAAAAATACTGATTACCGGTGCAGCTGGTTTTTTGGGATCACATCTCTGTGATCGATTTATTGCAGAAGGGTACCATGTTATAGGCATGGACAATCTGATCACAGGTAGTCTCAGGAATATCGAGCACTTGTTCAAACTAAAAGAATTCGAATTTTATCATCACGATGTGAGTCGATTCGTGCACGTGCCTGGCAAACTGGACTTCATCCTTCATTTTGCTTCACCCGCCAGTCCTATCGACTATTTAAAGATGCCAATTCAAACTTTAAAGGTTGGGTCGTTGGGTACGCACAACCTTCTCGGATTGGCTAAAGAAAAAAAATCCCGCATCTTGATTGCCTCCACCTCAGAAGTATATGGAGATCCATTAGAACATCCGCAGCGTGAAGAATATTGGGGCAATGTCAATCCGATCGGACCTAGAGGAGTCTATGACGAAGCTAAAAGATTTCAGGAAGCAATCACCATGGCTTATCACAATTATCATGGTCTTGAAACCCGAATTGTGAGGATTTTTAATACTTATGGTCCGAGGATGAGGGTGGAAGACGGCAGAGCTTTACCAGCATTTTTTTCTCAGGCTATAAGAGGAGAGGATTTAACCGTGTTTGGAGACGGGATGCAGACCAGGTCATTTTGTTATGTTGATGATCTTATAGACGGTATCTACAGATTATTGTTGAGCGACTATCATCTTCCGGTCAACATCGGTAATCCGGATGAAATCACTCTCAAGGAGGCCGCTGAAGAAGTGTTGAGCCTGGTCGGTGGCAAATCAAAACTACTATATCTTCCTCTGCCAGTGGATGATCCCAAGACCAGGCGACCGGATATCACCAAGGCTCAAAACCTCCTCGGGTGGCAGCCTAAAATAAATCGTACCGAGGGCTTTAAACATACATTGGATTATTTTAAACAAATTTTGGATTGA
- the rfbB gene encoding dTDP-glucose 4,6-dehydratase — translation MKENKTIWVTGGAGFIGSHVIRHFLKKYTYNIVNVDALTYAGNLSNLKDIEHYSNYHFAHVDITDQGAIQSVIERHPPDWIIHLAAESHVDRSIMDPLAFVKTNVIGTTNLLLAAKNLWKDQTDKLFYHISTDEVFGSLGPTGFFNEDTPYDPRSPYSASKAASDHLVRAYYHTYHLPIVISNCSNNYGPYQFPEKLIPIVIQNILNKKPVPVYGDGSNVRDWLYVQDHVEAIDLIAHKGKRGDTYAIGGHNELKNIDLVRLLCSIMDQKLGRPVGESADLIQYVKDRPGHDMRYAIDASKLESELHWTPKIMPEKGMEMTIDWYLKEKKWLQEVTTGAYQSYYTQQYQNR, via the coding sequence ATGAAAGAAAATAAAACCATTTGGGTCACTGGTGGGGCTGGTTTTATAGGCTCCCATGTAATTCGTCATTTTCTTAAAAAATACACCTACAATATAGTTAATGTCGATGCCTTGACCTATGCAGGCAATCTATCCAATCTTAAAGATATCGAACATTATAGCAACTATCATTTTGCACATGTAGACATTACTGATCAGGGTGCTATCCAGTCTGTGATCGAAAGACATCCTCCTGATTGGATTATCCATCTTGCTGCAGAATCACATGTTGATCGTTCGATCATGGATCCCCTGGCATTTGTAAAAACCAATGTGATCGGCACAACCAATTTGTTGCTTGCAGCCAAAAATCTTTGGAAGGACCAGACTGACAAATTGTTCTATCATATATCCACGGATGAAGTATTTGGCAGCCTCGGACCTACTGGATTTTTTAATGAGGATACTCCATATGATCCTAGATCCCCATATTCAGCTTCCAAAGCGGCCTCTGATCATCTGGTGAGAGCTTATTATCATACCTATCATTTACCCATAGTCATATCCAATTGTTCGAATAATTACGGTCCATACCAGTTTCCGGAAAAACTCATCCCCATTGTCATACAGAATATTTTGAACAAAAAACCTGTTCCGGTATATGGTGATGGCTCAAATGTCAGAGATTGGTTATACGTGCAGGATCATGTGGAGGCGATTGATCTGATTGCACACAAGGGAAAAAGAGGGGATACCTATGCTATCGGCGGGCATAATGAATTGAAAAATATAGATTTAGTGCGATTGTTGTGTTCTATTATGGATCAAAAGCTTGGCAGACCGGTTGGCGAGTCAGCAGATCTGATCCAATATGTCAAAGACAGACCAGGGCATGATATGCGTTATGCCATAGATGCTTCAAAGCTTGAAAGTGAGCTTCATTGGACACCTAAAATTATGCCCGAAAAAGGAATGGAGATGACGATTGATTGGTACTTGAAAGAAAAAAAATGGCTGCAAGAAGTGACCACAGGTGCTTATCAATCGTATTATACCCAACAATATCAAAATCGATAA
- a CDS encoding SLBB domain-containing protein has product MSRQHHISLFNNRARFRWFISALVTFICFSISYAQVPNLLNPQRTASLELTRRGITEKELTDKLAEKGVFLDDLQSMTPDEALRFQSVIEQALSELEAEKSGRNLDQFNASDTTVRPPVRKSVLDSSVVSNPAAPVAQKVDSIPYLPAVTTSKTTNTQSSIRANPLDISGLVYGQEIFKNKSLQAYNKSENIKPPDTYVLGVGDIVNVHIFGRSKVDFKNLEINAQGYIQPSSFPRIYIKGLTYSQARQVIRQNLSSYFVFQANEFEVTIDYSREIGINIYGEAEQIGTFNMPATNTAFNALVAAGGPNRIGSVRNIKLIRGKTTKKIDVYEFIANPAVAQDLYLEQNDIIYIPVAERVVSITGAVRRPMRYELTSGENLMKLIEFAAGLREDAFKKSIQIRRYVDDIEKIIDVPLKELMDAKDDFTLLSGDVVSIKTIPLPLEAVVIIDGRVETPGTYAFIEGMRISDLLAKGLVRRGAKTDLAFLMRLNDDGTYSVERINVQAVLDDPTSPSNLTLRRQDRLSIYSLSTYIDAAYVSLSGAVRQGVRLAFDPNKTLRISDLIVMGGGLVEDALDFGYIKRINKDNFVERDYILFNSKKAIESPGSADDLLLEPNDELIVYNDRTFFDQTFVTISGSVRRPGTFAYGPGFTLKDIVIQAGGFTMEAATNRIEVFRVVLDENRPTKTVVANLTLNRDVTLNDQQGQYVLKPFDQIQVRTVPDFKLQQNVTIEGEVQFPGTYALIKDNESLVDLFKRAGGPTAEAFIDGATLYRSEDNTGYIVFRMPRALKDPQSEDNLFLKEGDRLTIPKIIDYVRVEGATDVAELYPEKVIGANNRINIAFEPNRNAKYYVDRYAAGVSRDGSRNRIVVEQPNGRIKKTRNFGIFKVYPKIQKGSVVRVGTRDLPRKRVDSNGVAVVRRTKTPVNWSKVLADTMAQATAVLSFILLIQNVK; this is encoded by the coding sequence ATGAGCCGTCAACACCATATCAGTCTGTTTAACAATAGAGCACGCTTTCGATGGTTTATCAGTGCACTAGTTACATTTATTTGTTTTTCAATATCCTATGCACAAGTACCTAACTTATTGAATCCTCAGAGAACAGCCTCCTTAGAGTTGACCAGGCGAGGTATCACTGAAAAGGAACTTACTGATAAACTGGCAGAGAAAGGTGTTTTTCTGGACGACCTTCAGAGTATGACGCCTGATGAAGCACTACGGTTTCAGTCTGTCATAGAACAAGCTCTATCTGAATTGGAAGCGGAAAAATCAGGACGAAATTTAGACCAATTTAATGCGTCTGACACTACTGTTCGCCCCCCGGTTAGAAAATCAGTGCTCGATAGTTCTGTGGTTTCCAATCCAGCTGCACCAGTAGCCCAAAAAGTAGATTCCATTCCTTATTTGCCTGCTGTCACGACTTCCAAAACTACCAATACTCAAAGTTCAATCAGAGCCAATCCATTAGACATCTCTGGCCTGGTATACGGGCAGGAAATATTCAAAAACAAAAGTCTGCAAGCTTATAACAAATCAGAAAATATCAAACCACCGGACACCTATGTATTGGGTGTAGGGGATATCGTCAATGTGCACATCTTTGGACGGTCGAAAGTAGATTTTAAAAACCTGGAGATCAATGCCCAGGGATATATTCAACCATCTTCTTTTCCCAGGATATACATAAAAGGTCTAACCTATTCTCAGGCTCGGCAAGTGATAAGACAAAACCTTTCTTCATACTTCGTATTTCAGGCAAATGAGTTTGAAGTCACGATAGACTATTCACGGGAGATAGGTATTAATATATATGGTGAGGCAGAGCAAATCGGTACTTTTAACATGCCCGCCACCAATACTGCTTTCAATGCTTTGGTTGCAGCCGGAGGTCCGAATCGAATCGGAAGTGTGCGCAATATCAAACTGATCAGAGGAAAAACAACCAAAAAGATAGATGTCTATGAATTCATAGCCAATCCGGCAGTAGCTCAAGATCTGTATCTCGAACAAAACGATATCATTTATATTCCTGTCGCAGAAAGGGTAGTGAGCATCACCGGTGCAGTCCGGAGGCCAATGCGTTATGAACTTACCAGTGGAGAAAATTTGATGAAACTTATAGAATTTGCTGCAGGTTTGCGTGAAGATGCTTTCAAAAAAAGTATTCAGATCAGGAGATATGTGGATGATATCGAAAAGATCATTGATGTGCCCTTAAAGGAATTAATGGATGCTAAAGACGATTTTACTTTATTAAGTGGTGATGTGGTCAGCATAAAAACTATTCCCCTTCCATTAGAAGCGGTAGTGATTATCGATGGCCGTGTAGAGACTCCAGGTACTTACGCATTTATTGAAGGTATGCGGATCTCTGACCTCCTTGCAAAAGGATTGGTCAGACGCGGAGCCAAGACAGATCTCGCTTTTTTAATGCGACTCAATGATGACGGTACTTATTCTGTAGAACGCATCAATGTTCAAGCAGTGCTTGATGATCCAACCAGTCCGAGCAATTTAACATTAAGACGCCAGGACAGGCTGTCTATCTATTCTCTGTCTACGTATATCGATGCAGCATATGTCTCGCTCTCTGGGGCGGTGAGACAGGGGGTACGACTGGCATTTGATCCCAATAAAACACTCAGAATTAGTGACCTGATCGTCATGGGGGGAGGATTGGTGGAGGATGCTTTGGATTTTGGATATATCAAGCGCATCAATAAGGACAATTTCGTTGAAAGAGACTATATACTTTTTAATTCAAAGAAAGCTATAGAATCTCCCGGGTCTGCGGATGATCTTTTGCTTGAACCCAATGATGAGCTTATCGTCTACAATGATCGAACCTTTTTTGACCAGACTTTTGTGACCATCTCCGGATCAGTCAGAAGGCCGGGTACTTTTGCATACGGACCAGGGTTTACTCTTAAGGATATTGTCATCCAGGCCGGTGGATTTACGATGGAAGCTGCCACCAATAGGATAGAGGTTTTTAGAGTCGTTTTGGATGAAAACCGACCAACTAAAACAGTGGTAGCCAATCTCACACTTAATAGGGATGTGACCTTAAACGACCAACAGGGTCAGTATGTGCTCAAACCATTTGATCAAATCCAGGTACGCACGGTCCCTGATTTTAAACTTCAGCAGAATGTCACGATTGAAGGAGAAGTTCAGTTTCCAGGTACCTATGCTTTGATAAAAGATAATGAATCTCTGGTCGACCTTTTTAAACGTGCCGGAGGACCTACAGCTGAAGCGTTCATAGATGGAGCTACGCTCTACCGAAGTGAAGACAATACCGGCTATATTGTATTTAGAATGCCCAGAGCATTGAAAGATCCTCAATCGGAGGACAATTTATTTTTAAAAGAGGGCGATAGATTGACTATTCCTAAAATCATAGATTATGTGAGAGTAGAAGGAGCTACTGATGTTGCAGAATTGTATCCTGAAAAAGTAATCGGGGCCAATAATAGGATCAACATTGCTTTTGAACCTAATAGAAATGCTAAATATTATGTAGACCGTTATGCTGCTGGCGTCTCGCGTGATGGTTCCCGAAATCGAATTGTAGTCGAACAGCCTAATGGAAGAATCAAGAAAACCCGAAATTTTGGAATTTTTAAAGTATATCCTAAAATCCAAAAGGGGAGCGTGGTTCGTGTAGGTACCCGAGACTTACCTAGAAAAAGAGTTGACTCGAATGGAGTCGCCGTTGTAAGAAGGACGAAAACTCCAGTCAATTGGAGTAAAGTATTGGCTGATACCATGGCACAAGCCACCGCGGTATTGTCCTTTATCTTATTGATCCAAAACGTGAAATAA